CGCCGGCGCGCACCGGTACGCCGTAGTCGACGCGGCTCCTGGTGGGATTTTCGACATAGAACCCCTGGACCACGAGGTTTTCGAGCCCTTCTGCAGAGCGATAGCGCAGCCGGATCATCATCGGATACTCAGAGCCGAGCGAACCGCCGCCGCCGAGGCTTTGCGAAATGACGTTGATCTCGACGGAGAGCCGCAAGGTCCAAAACTCGCTCACGTCGCGGTTGATCTCCTGCCGGAGGAACACCTCGCACGCAGTCGCTTGGCTTCCTGTGCGCACGAAGCGGACGGCGGGCTGGCCGGCGGCGTCGGTGGTCAGCTGCACTTGGGCTGGTGCCGGCGTATTTTCGAGACAGTAGGTTTGGTCTGGCTCGCGCTGCCAGCCGGTGAAGCCTTCGGTGAAGGTGCCGTTGCGGATGAGGTCGGTTGCCGCCGGACGGGGGTCGCTCGGCATGCGGCCCACGCTAGTCGCAAAGCGCTCACGCAGTTCGACCGTCCGTCCTCCCGCCGTAACGAACGCGTGGCCGCGCTCCCGCACCTTGATTTCGCTCTCCGGCTCGCCGACGACGACGGAATAGCTTCCTTCCAGCAGCACTGCTCGCCCTTGGGGGATGAGAAGCGTAAATTCGGTGCGTCCTTCGGGAGGACGGGCAACGGCGATAACCGCTTTGCCCCGATTGACGCGGACAGAGACGTAGTTGGTCTTCGGCGCGAAGACGGAGACTTGGAGACGGCTGAGTTGGATCTCCGATTCGGGAAGAATGAGCACGGTGCTTCCGTCGAAGAGGGAGACCAGGGCGCGGCCGACCCGGTCGGTCTGAATGCGGTCGTGCTCGCGAAGAATGGCGTCTTCGTTGACAACGACCCAGCTCGTCGAGCCCGCAGACTGGCGGGTAATGGTCCCGCCGATGACGGTTCCGAGAAGGGCGTCGTACGGCTGGGTGGCGCTCTCCTGATACCAGCGGAGGCTGAGCACCGAACCGATGCACAGCAAGCAGAACAGCCCAAACGCGACCCAGATAATGAGCCACGCCAGGCGATCGGAATGCTGGCGAAGTCGAGGCCGCTCGAGTGTCGCCACGGCAGGAGTTATAGGCAGCGTCTCGGGTCAGATCAACGGGCTGCGCGGAGCAATGCGCGGGCTGGCTGCCCTTCTTCTCAACCGAGGCCCCTCCCGCTGCCTCGCTTGCGCCGCGCTGCAAGAAGCGGTTATTCCGCTGGGGCGCGCCTACTCAGCCGGTTCAGTCTTCTTGGCGCGGCCCTCCCAGCGCTTCTTGCCGATCGCACTGTAGTAGTCCGGTCCGTATTTGTCCTTGACGGCAGTGCCGCCCTTGTGACCGATGCGCAGGTAGTGGTCAGCGCCGTGACGGGACTTGACGGTGTTGCCGCCTTTGCGGCCAATCTCGACGTAGAAGTCCTGCCCTTTTTTCTCTCGGAGAGCGCGTCCTCCCTTGCGCCCCATCTCTCGGAAGCGTTCCTTGGAGGTGTCCTCGCCGCTGGTGCTGATCGGGTCCTCGGCCATGCCTCTCCCTCGCAGAATCGAGCCGGCAGCGCTTACGACGAGGAACCCGAGGAAGAGGGCGCCGAGCGCGACCGCACAGCGGTCGTGACGTCCAGAAACAGCTCGCCCTTGCGAGCGACGAGAGGCGCGTCGGGTCCCCGCGTCGAGACCGTCGGTCGGCTCGGCGATCTTGGCGGACTGTCTGGCCCCGCCCGGACCGGACTGTCCGCTCGCCTGCTGCATTATAGGCAGGTTGGCGCACGGGGTCAAATGGGCTCACTCACCCCGCCCCCGCGGTGTGTGAAGGCGCGGCCTCCCGTTCGCGCCGCGCTCAGCGAGGTCGACCGGGGGGCTTTCCGCGGCTCGCTGACAGCGCTCCTCGCCGCGGCGCGCCGTTCGCAGGCAGTGAGGAGCGGTGAACTGTGCAGGGCACGAATGCTGTTCCAGCCAAGCTGGCTGCAAAAGGGCTACTCTCCAGTCATTTATACCGTACAATCGTTCTGCCGGTTGCCTGGCTGCTAGGACGGAGAGTGTTTCGGAGGCTCCTCTGAACCGACGGTCGTTTCTTCTCGGCGCATCGTCTCTTGCAGCGCTGGCGGCGCTGCGCTCGGCGGCGGCTGAAGGGCCGGCGACCGGCATTCCCGGCGGGACGCTGCCTCCCGTTGCGACGGCGTGGCGGGTCGATGAGCTGCCGGCGCTCAACCAGATGCGCGAAACCATCCTGTCGGTTCTCGAAGCGAAGCGGATCGAGTACCCCGGCCGCAGCGGCTGGGTCCAAGCGTTCTGGGCGGGCGATGCCTATCACGGGGTGTTCGCCCGCGACCTCGCTACCATCGGCCCGATGGCGCGTTTCGTCTACACGCCCGGGCATTTGCGCTCTGGAGTTGAGGAGTTCCTCTTCCTCCAGACCCCCCACGGTCCGGAGGCGGGGGCGCTGCCAGGGGTGTTCTATCCGGGCGGAGGGCACGACAAAGCGACAGCGACTTCCGATGAAGAGCTGTCGGTCATTCATCTTGCGTACCTTGCGTATCGCCACGATGCAGGGCCGACGTGGCTGCGCAAGATGATTAATGGCGGGCCGGTCATTCAGCGCTTGAACCTCGCGATGGAGTATCTCTTCCGCACGCGTGCTGATAGCCGAACGGGCCTGATCACCCGTGCCAATACGACCGACTGGGGCGATGTCAAGGCCGAGGGAGGGCCGAACCCGACTGACCGCGCGCCGGGCGACCCTCTGATCCTCTCGGTCTACGACCAGTCGCTCCTCTTCCGCTGCCTGCTTGAACTGGCCGCGATGAATGATGCTGCGGGCCTCCCAGCGGCGGCTGCCGAGTGGCGCAGTCGGGCGATGGCTGTGCGCACTGTGGTCAACGAACTGTTTTGGCAGCCGCAGCGGGGCTTTTACCGGGCACGCCTTCCTCTTGCGGCGGCTCCCCGCAGCTACGACGAGGACGCGATCCTCGGGATCGGCAACGTGGAAGCCGTGCGGGCTGGCCTTGCCGATGCCGAGCAGGCGCGGCTGATCTTCACGAACTTCGAGCGCGCGCGGGTCGCTGCTCGGTCGCCGAAGGTCGGGATCGTCAATTGGCCGCCCTATCCTGAGGGGGTCTTTGCCGACATGCTGCCGGGGGAGTATCAGAACGGCGGCATCTGGGATTGGTGGGGAGGCCGCCAGATCGAAGCCGAATTCGAGGCCGGGCAGGCAGCGCTCGCCTACGGCCATCTTGTCGCCCTCGCCGAGGATTGGGCGCGCCGCCCAGGCGAGGTGTGGGAGTGGCAGGAGCTGTGGAGTCACCGCCCACGCGGCAGCACGCGCTATACCGGCGCGGCGGCGGTCGTTGGGTCGGCAATTATCAGCGGCCTCTTCGGGATCGAAATGACCCGCGACTCCTATCGCCTCAGCCCACGGCTCGCGGGCCGCTCGGGCGCGATTATCGCTGAGCAGCCTGGCACGGGGCGGGTCGTTCAGCTGGAGCTTGGCGGTCTTGCCGACGGCCGTCTCCGTATTCGCTACTGGACGAGTTATGCCTTCTTCGGTGAAATGCGCTATCTGCTGCCGCCCGGCCGCGGCTTCAGCGCCGGGGCCCTCGATGGCGTGCCGCTCAGCGCGCGGGTCGAAGCGGTCGGCGACGACCGCTACGTCTCCTTCCCCATCCCCGGCGGCGCCCATGAGATCGACCTGACCCTCACCGACGCCGGAGCGGGGGCGTAATTGCGCAGGCGCTCGTCTCCCTTGGCGTCGTTGCCCTGACAGCGGCGTGAGGCGTCGCGAGCGTGCTCTGCCTCCGGCAAGGGGGCAGCCGGGGGACGGCCTAGGGGGAGGTTCGCCTGCTCGACGAGCCTCGCAAGCGGTCGTCGTCCCTCCCGTGTGACGGCGATCCCGCTTGCTGGTAGTGCGGCCGGCCTAGAGGCCGTGGAAGCAGCGCGGCTCCCATCGGCAGCCGGATGGCCGCGCCCTGCATCGAGCCTGCTTCCCGCTCCCGCAGTCACGCTCACCGGAAGGAGCGCAGGGCCTCGCGCTCGCCTCTCTCTTGCTTGTCGGGGGAGCGGCGCGCGCGGCGGGCGTCCCCTATGGGGTTTGAGGGCATCCTGCTTCTCTCGAATGCCGCTCCCTGCGACTTGGCCGCGGTCGCTGTGCGGGGCGAGCAGCAGGCTGCGGCAGCTCCGAACGCGGCGAGACGGCGTTCTCGCCACGCAGCATGGCAGTGCCGCTTGTCTGGGGAACGCGTCCGTCTTGCTGCTCAAGAGGCGCTTGCCGTGATCGGGATTGCCGTGTTCGCTTCGCTCGCTCGCAATAACGAGCAGGGCGGCGTCGCGCCGGTGTGCGGGACGGGTGCGTGAGGGTAAGGGGAAGATGCTGCTGCGGTCTTGCCCCAGTCCTTGCGCTGCGACATCGGCGTGGGGGCACACACACTGCCGCCCGAGGCACAACGCCGCTGCCCCATCGTATTGCGGCCCGAGGTCAACCCAAGGTCCTGCGCGCTCTCGCTCATCAACAGGAGTGTCCGTCCCGCCGTCATGGCGAGTGGCTATACCGGCTGCGGGCAGACATGAGGAGTGTCTCTCCTATCGTCATTGTTGCGCGGCCTGCGCAGCGGGCGCGGCAATCCCGACCGGCATCGTCGCGCTCACTGCGGTCCTGCGCCCAATGGGCCTGCAGTCCGATGCGGAGGCAATCTCGATCGCTGCGTTGCTCTCCACGCTAGCACCTCGGAGCAGCGCGCCTGTGTCCAGCCGCGGCAATCCCGATCGTCGCGGAGCAATCGCCCTTACTGGAGTCCTGCGTCCAATGAGGTCCGGATCGATGTCGCCCTCATGCCCGCTCCGAGAGTCACCGAGAAACTGGCGCGCTCCCCTCAGCGAAGGGGCTCGATGCGGAGACGCTCTCTAGAAGAGAACTCTTATCGTCCTGCGGTCGCGAGACGCACCACGAGGTCGGTGATGACAGCAGCGACGACGACGAAGATCAGCCCGTTCAGCCGGCTCTTCAACTCGGCGACTTGCGCCGCGAGGTCGGAGAGGCGCTGGTCGAGCAGCGCGTCGTAAGCGCTCGCAGGGCCGAGATGGAGCCGGCGCGGCCGCAACCGGCGTGCCAGCCGGCGCGTCTCTTGGCGGATCGCTTCGCTCACTCTTCGTCCTCGAGCATGTCGTTTAGTCCGCGCAATACTGCCAAGACGCTGCTTTCGATGTCCTCGCGGGCGCCCTTAGTCAGGTGGCGCTGGGCGAGCACTGCGCGGATAAGCAATGCGCACTTCTGCCGAAAGTCAGGGTCATTCGGATGCTCTTCCGCGGCGCGGTGGACGAGCGAGCGCAGCAGCCGGATCTCGTCCTCAAGGCTAGCCTGGGCAGCTGCTTGCTCATAGAGGGCGCGAAGCTCGCTCGGCAATGCGGCGAGGTAAAAAGCCGCGCTGTGGCGGCGGCAGCGCTCACCGCCTGCCACGCGAAACCGGCCGCAGCCGGGCTCAATGCATTGCTCCTTCGCCATCGTCCACCGCCAAAGAACGCCTGTTCTATACTGTTCGGTGCTGGCGGTGCTAGGGAACAGTGGGCGCAGCCCCGGCCTTGTGGTCGCGGAATGACAAGGTGCGGCTAGATTCCGAACCGCGCGCAATGACGAGGCAGCCGCTCTTCCCGCCAATGCGAGCGTCGCGCCCCTCCGGCGGCCAACCGTCTCCTTCTGCTCTCCCCGTCATTGCGCGTGGCGCGTGCGGCGCCGCTGGTCTTTCGTTGCAAGCGTGGCGCGTGCGGCACGTGTCCTAGCGGTGGAGGCCGTTATCTCGTCGAGGCGCCTCTAGTTTTTCACTTCGAGTGTGGTGGGGTTGGTGCCGGCGGCCTTCTGCCGCTGCGAGCTCGGTACGACCGGCATCTTCCGGCCTTGCCGCCATTGTGAGCTTGGTATGTGCGGCGCCGCTGGCCTTCTGCCATTGCGCGTGCGGCGCGCCTTGGGTCGTGACGTCATGGCGGCGTCGGCGGCAGGGGTCAGGCGTGACCTCATGGCGCGTGCGGCGCGCCTTGGGTCGTGGCGTCATGGCGGCGCCGGCGGCAGGGGTCAGGCGTGACCTCATGGCGCGTGCGGCGCGCCTCTGGTCTTAACGTCATTGCGAGCGAGCGAAGCGAGCGTGGCAATCCCGATCGTGGCAGGAGCGCCTTATGGATGAGGACGATGCCCGCGCACCGGGGAGAACAATTCCTTCTTCGGATATGGGGGACGCGGGTTCAGGCGCATTTTGCACGTATCCTCAGATGGTGCAGCTGGTTTGGAAATTGGGGCGCCGGTCTGGCACGACCGAGGTTGCCACGGCCCGCTGCGCGGGCCTCGCAACGACCGTAGAAGTAATGTACGCCTATACTGGGCCGAGGTGGGCAAGGCCTACATCCTGACCCTCGCAACGACCGTAGAAGAAGCAATGTACGCCTATTTGAGATGGGACGACCCCCCTCACAACGACTGTGGATGAGACCGAAGCCGCTTTCGGTCATCATGCGCCGGGCAATGCACCAACACCCGGCTCACAACGACTGTGGATGAGACCGAAGCCGCTTTCGGCCACGGCCCATGAGGACGTTCTGGCGTACCTGGCCCGCGACGGCCGCGGGTGAGGTCGAAGCAGCTTCGACCGGTCGCCGGTGAGGCGGAGGTATTGCTCGCAACGACTGTGGACGAGAGCGCTTCCGGCCTGATCAGCACCACGATGATCTCAAAGATTGCACAATACGCCCGAAGAGGCGTCGATGAGGGCAGTCTGCGCCGCTCGGCGCCTTGGCTGGCGACAGCGGACAGGACGCACACGCCGATGGCCCGCGCAAACTGCAGCGCTGAGCCGAGCGGCGCCAGAGCCCGACCGGCGCCGAGAGCGTTGCCAGAAGAACAGACGCGTGCGCTCTCGGCGCGCGCGACGCGCCGGCTGCGGCTGCGCTGGCCAGGGCTCGCCTGGCGGCACTTGAGCGATGTTGCGGCAGTGGCGGGCGCCGCCGCCGGCATTCAGGCGCAGGACCCGGACGCGGCGGCGCTCAGCATCCGCGTCCGCAGCGAAGGTCTGACGGCCGCCGACGTGGCGCGCGCGAGCGCCGAGGAGCGGTCGGTTGTCCGCACCTGGCTGATGTGCGGCACGCTCCATCTCGTTCCCACGGCCGACTCGGCTGGCTGCTCGCGGTCTACGGGCCGCTTGCGCTCGCCTCCTCGACGCGAAGGCGCGCCGACCTGGACGACGCGACGCTCGAACGCGGCATCGCCCTGCTGCGGCGAGCGCTTGCGAACGGCCCGCTCTCCCGTTCGGCGCTGCTGGCGCGGCTGGCAGCGGACGGCCTTGCGCTCGACCCGACCAGTGATGCGCCGGTCGTCCTGCTCGTCGCGGCGGCGCACCGGGGAGTGATCGCGCTCGCGCCGGGCGCTGGCCGCACGCCAACGGTCATCTTGCTCGACGACTGGGCGACGGTCGAGCGCGCTCCGCGCCGCGAGGCGGCCCTCGGCGAACTGGCGCGCCGCTATCTGCGCGCCTTCGGTCCCGCCCGGGCCGAGGACTTCGCCGCCAGGTCGCGGCTGCCCAGCCACGACGTTCGCGCCGGCTGGGAGGCGATCGGCGGGGGGATCGTCGAGGTGACGGCGGACGGCCGGCCCGCCTGGCTCCTCGATCGGCCGGACGTCGAGGAGGGACCGCCGGTCGTCCGGCTGCTGCCGGCGTTCGACACCGATCTCCTCGGCTACCGCGAGCGGTCTATTGCTGCCGAGCATGCCGGCAAGGTCAAGGCGGCGGCCTGATCCGTCCGACGATCGCCGTCGATGGCTGGGTGGCGGGCCTCTGGCGGCTGGCGCGGGCCATCCGCGCTGTCACCGTCGACCCGTTCCTCCCGCTCTCCGCCGAGGTCCAAGCCGGCGTGGAAGCCGAAGCGCGGGACATCGCCCGCTTCCTCGCCTGAGGGGGCGGGCGCTCGGGCGGCGCGGTCGCGCGGACGCGGAGTTGCCGCACACCCCTGATCCGATCCACGATATTGCGAGCGCGGGATGCGTCGGATATCCCGGCGAGGAGGGAGAACGATGGCCGCCTACGTGATCCTCGGCAATCTGACGGAGAAGGGTGCTGCCGACATCAAAGCAGCATTGACCGCCCTGCGCGAGCGGACCCAGCGCGCGGCGGAACGCGGGATCACGGTCAAAGCGCTTTACGTGACCCAGGGCGTGTACGATCTGGCTGCTCTCGTTGAAGGAGAAGAGCAGGCCGTGATGGCGGGGCTGTTTGCGCTGGCCGCTGACGGGCTGGTTCGGACGACGACGCTGCGCGCCTTCTCCCTCGACGAGGTGGACCAGATTCTCGGGCGGACAGCATAAGCGTCCGCGCCCCGGCAGCGCGGCCAGCCGAAATCTGGTAGCATCGCGCCGGGCGAGGAAACCGATGCGGCTGTTCAACACGCTGACGGGGAGGGTCGAGCCGTTTACGCCGACATCCATCCCGGTTCGGCTCTATGTCTGCGGCGTGACCCCCTACGACACGACCCATCTCGGGCATGCGTTCGTCTATATCACCTTCGATGTTCTGATCCGGTTGCTCGAGCACGATGGGACGCCGGTGCGCTATATCCGCAACGTCACCGACGTCGACGACCCGCTCTTCGAGCGGGCGCGCGCTATCCACGAAGACTGGCGCCAGATCGTCCGCGGCAATATGGACCGCTTTCACGCGGACATGGCTGCGCTCGGCGCGCGCCCGCCGGACGTTGAGCCCTATGTCTCGAACGAAATCGACGGCATGATCGCGCTGATCGAAGCGCTCGAAGCGCGCGGCTATACCTACGCCCTCGGCGACCGGCTCTACTTCCGCGTCAGCAAATTCCCCGGCTATGGCGCGCTTGGCGGCCTCTCCCGGGAAGCCCAGCTCCAGCGCGCAAAGGAGACAGGGAACGACCCGCATCTTCCGGGCAAGGAAAACCCCCTCGACTTTCTTCTCTGGCAGCCGAGCCAGCCCGACGAGCCCGCGTGGGACAGCCCGTGGGGACGCGGCCGGCCGGGATGGCACATCGAGTGCAGCGCCATGTCGAGCCACTATCTCGGGCCGCAGATCGACATTCACGGCGGTGGCGCCGACCTCATCTTCCCGCACCACGCCAGTGAGATCGCGCAGAGCGAGGCGGCGACCGGCGTGCGGCCGTTCTCCCGCTTCTGGATGCATTGCGGCCTTGTCCGCCTGAACGGGGTCAAAATGTCCAAGTCGCTGGGCAACCTGATCTTCACCCGCGACCTCCTTGCGGCAAGCGGACCGGATGCCGTTCGCCTCTATCTCCTCAGCCACCATTACCGCGAGGGATGGGATCACCGCGAGGCCGACCTCGCGGCTGCCCGCGCCCTCGCGGATCAGCTGGCGCTGTTCGCCCGCAGCGAGTCGCCGCCCACCGACCAAGCGCTCCGGCTCCGCGACGCAGCGCTTGCGGCCCTCCGCGACGACCTGAACACGCCGGCAGCGATCGCCGCCCTTCGCTCCATGGCTGAGATCGGCGCACCAGCAGGGGCAGCGATCCGCGAGATCGGGAGCATTCTGGGGCTCCAGTTTCGTCCGTCGTAGACCGCCAAATGAACGTCTCGGTCGTTATGGCCACCCGCAACCGCGAAGCGCTCCTGCGCGAGACGATCGCCGACGCGCTGGCCCAGGAGCCGCTGCCGGCCGAAATTGTCGTCGTCGACGGCACGCCCGAGCACGAGCCCGAGACCGACGCCTATCTCGCTGAGGTCGCGGGACGTATCCGCCACCTTCGCCACAGCCGGCCAGAGCTGATCGCGGCGCGCGCTCTCGGCCTCGAAGCAGCGACTGGCGAGGTGATCCTATTCATCGACGACGACGTCGCCCTGCCGCCCGGCTTCGTCGCCGCCCACGCCGTCCCCTCCGCCGGTCGCACGGTCGGCGCCGTCGCGGGCCGGGTTGTGGTCCAGCGCGAGGTCCGCCGACCGCTGGCCGCGCCTCCTCCGCCGACCGGGCAGGGCTGCGACCGCGTCGACCGGCGGGACGTCGCGTTCGGCCGCGGCTGCAACGTGTCGTTCCGCCGCGCCGCGCTTCTTGCCGCCGGCGGGTTCGACCAGCGGCTGACGGGCAACCCCGCCGCGGATGAGGAAGACGCCTGCTTCGCGGTGCGGCGGCTCGGCTCTCGGAGCGTCGTCGACCCGGCCGCCTGGCTGATCCACCGCTACGCGCCGACCGGCGGCATCCGCGCCGCCGTCCGCGACCAAGGCGATGACCTTTCCTCCTGCCGCAACACGGGGTATTTCGCGAGCAACAACGTCGGCGGCCTCGATTTCTGGCGCGTGCTCTGGAATACGTGCCGGACCTCCACTCTGAGTGACCGGGCGCGCCGCGGCGGGCTCGGCACGCTGGCGCGCCGTCAGGCGTTGTTTTGGCGCGGCGCGGTCGAGGGCGTGCGCCAGTTCCGGCGCAGCGGCCAGCGGCGCGTGCCGCTGCCGTCTCGCCGCCCGTGAGCCGCCGGCCGCGGCTGGCGCTAGTCAGCACCGACGTCCGGCGCGACCTGATCGACCCGCTGCGCTTCTTCCGCCGCGTCGAGATCGCGCACCTGGCGCGCCGGTCGACTTACCGCGACTTCGAGGGCGATGCCGGGCTGCGCTGGTACCGCTCGCCGGCTGACCTTGTCGCCCAGCTCGCCGCGCTGCGGCCCGATGTTGTCCAGCCGCCGGAGCCAGTTGCGGCGCGGCTCCTTCCCGCGAGCCTTGCCGCGCTCGCCTATTGCCGGCTGACGGCGACGCCGCTGCTCGCCGTCACCTTCGAGAACCGTCCGTGGGAGGTCAAGTTCGGCCGCCTCGCCCCGGCGGTGCGTGCCGCCGCCGGACTGATCTTCCGCGCCGCGCGCGTCGTCGTTGTCCTGAACGAGGGAGCGCGTCGGAACGCGCTCGCTGCCGGCGCCTCGCCGGCGCGGCTGCGGCGGCTGCTCTGGGGAACATGGGGCGTCGATCTCGCGGAGTTCTCGCCCGGGCCCGCAGTCGATGCGCCGCGTCTGCTGTTCGCGGGCCGGCTGCATGAGGAGAAGGGGATCACCGACCTGCTTGATGCCTTCGCCGAGGTGCGAGCGCGCTTGCCGGCGGCACAGCTGACAATCGCCGGAGATGGTCCGGCGCGAGGCGAGGCGGAGCGGCGGGCGCGCGCGATCGGCGGGGTGGTGCTCCTCGGCGTCGTCCCGAACCGGAAGCTGCCGGCCGTGATGCGTCGCTCGGCTCTTGTCGTCTCGCCCTCGCGCACGACGCCGAAGTGGGCCGAGCAGGTCGGGATGACCAATCTCCAAGCGCTTGCCTGCGGCGTGCCGGTGGTCACGACGTGGAGCGGCGCGATCCCAGAGTACACTCCCCCGGGCGCCGGGGCGGTGCTTGTCCCCGAGCGCGACCCAGCAGCGCTGGCGGCGGCAATCCTCCGGCTGCTCGGCGACGCGCCGCTGCGTTCGCAGCTGGGGCGCCTTGGCCGGCGTCTCGCCGAACGGGAGTACGACGCCGAACGGAATGTCCGTCGGGCGGAAGCGCTTGTCTTGGCGGTGGCGGGCTGACCGGTCTGCGGGCAGGTGTTACCGCCGGGAGCGGGCTGCTTGCGCTCGCGCTCTGGCTGCTCGGCGCGGCGCGCGTCCTGCCTGCGCTGCTGGCCATTCCGGAGCAGCCGGACCTCGCCGTCTATTACGTCGCGGGCGCGGCGCTGAATTTCGGCGAATCGCCCTCTGACCCGTCGGCGCTCGACCGTGTCGCGGCGCAAATCGGCGTGCCGTTCGATGCGTCCGGCTACACCTTTGCTACCCCCTATCTCTACCCGCCCATCTTCGCTGGCCTCGCCCGCCCGGCCGCGCTGCTCCCTTACCCGCTCGCGCGGGCCGGATGGCTGCTGCTGAATGTCGTCCTCGTCGCAGCGGCGACCCTCGGCCTAGCGCGGTCGCTCGGGCTGCAGCGGAGCGCGCTTGCCGCTGCCTTCCTCGCCCTCATCGCGCCGCCGACCCTTGAGACACTGCTCTACGGCCAGGTGAACGCGCTGCTGTATGCGCTCCTCGCGACGGCAGTCGCGCTGCCGCGCGCTGCTGGCGTCGCGATCGGTGCGGCAAGCGCGATCAAACTGTTTCCCGCGGTCATGCTCCTTGCTCTCGCGCGGGCGCGGCAGACCCGGCAGCTGCTCGCGGCCGCGCTTACCGGCCTCCTCGCCGGGGTCGCTGGGCTTGCGCTCGCCGGCCCCGCCCGGACGGCCGAATATCTGACGGTCGTTCTGCCATCAGCTTCAGCGGCGGCGCGCCCGCCTGCCAACCAGTCGATCCAGGCGGTCGTGGGGCGGCTGCTCATTCCCAGCCAGCATCGCTATTCGGCGTTCACCGCCGACGACCCGCAACTTGTTGCCTTTCCCGCCCTCCTCGACCTGCCCGCGCTCGCCGCACCGGTCGGATGGGGGCTGGCGGCGGCCGTTCTCGCTACGACTGTCGTCATGCTCTGGCGGCGGTCGCCAGACGCGCCGTTTGGGGCGGCGCTCCTCGTCAGCGCGGCGTTGCTGGTGACCCCGCTCGTTTGGGACCATTATCTTGTGCTCCTCTTCCTGCCGGTGCTCTTCCTGCTTGCGGCGGCACGGCAGCGCGCGCGGCACTGGCAGGCGCTGCTTGCCGGGCGCGAGGCGCTTGCACTGGCGCTGGCCGCGCTGTTCCTCGGCGTGCACCGCTTTTGGAAGCCGCTGACGCTGCTCGTCGCGCCGTCGCCGCTGCTGCTCAGCTTCGGAATGCTCGCGGCGGCGACGCTCTGGCTCGCGGTGCTGACGAGCGCGCCCAGCAAGGAGCAGTGAGATGGAGATCGCCATCGACGTCCAGTCGACGCTCGGCCAGCGGACCGGCATCGGCCAATACACGGCGCGCCTCGTCGAAGCGCTGCGCCGGACTGCGCCGGAACTGCTGATCCGCGAGGTCTCTGCCGGGCGGGACCTCGTAATGCGGACCGACCGGCGGCTGTGGTGGCAGCAGCTCGAGCTCCCGCGGCGTGCCACGGGTGCCGACCTGCTCCACGTGCCGGGCTTCGACGCGCCGGCGCGCGCGCCCTGTCCGGTGGTCCTAACCGTGCACGACCTGATCGGCGCCCTCTTTCCAAAGATCCTGCCGCCGGTGTCGCGGCTCTATTGGGCGCGCTGGCTGCCGTTCACCCTCCGCTTCGCCGATGCCATCATCGCGGACTCAGAGGCGACGCGCCGCGACATTCTCCGCCTGACGGCCGTCCGCGCGCCGATTGCTGTCGTGCCGCTCGGCGTCGACCCGCTCTTTTCTCCTCCCCCGCCCGAGCGCGTCGCGGCTGTCCGCGCTCGCTACGGGCTGGCCGAGCCGTTTCTGCTCTCCGTCGGCACGCTCGAGCCCCGCAAGGGCATCGACACCCTCGTCGATGCGCTCGCACTCCTCGAGGGGCGGGCGGTGCTGGCGCTTGCCGGCAAGGTCGGCTGGAATTGGGAGCGCGTGGCGGCGCGGGTCGCCCGCCACGGCCTTGGAGCGCGGGTCCGGCGGCTCGGCTATGTGCCGGACGAGGACCTGCCCGCGCTCTA
This Dehalococcoidia bacterium DNA region includes the following protein-coding sequences:
- a CDS encoding glycosyltransferase family 4 protein, yielding MEIAIDVQSTLGQRTGIGQYTARLVEALRRTAPELLIREVSAGRDLVMRTDRRLWWQQLELPRRATGADLLHVPGFDAPARAPCPVVLTVHDLIGALFPKILPPVSRLYWARWLPFTLRFADAIIADSEATRRDILRLTAVRAPIAVVPLGVDPLFSPPPPERVAAVRARYGLAEPFLLSVGTLEPRKGIDTLVDALALLEGRAVLALAGKVGWNWERVAARVARHGLGARVRRLGYVPDEDLPALYAAAEAFVLPSRYEGFGLPVLEAMACGAAVVTTTAGALPEVAGDAALLIPPDDPPALAAALSRLLADGALRAALQARGRARAAGFTWDRTARETVAVYRAVLDDGVSRGRRARQSG